A window of the Dickeya dianthicola NCPPB 453 genome harbors these coding sequences:
- the apaH gene encoding bis(5'-nucleosyl)-tetraphosphatase (symmetrical) ApaH, whose protein sequence is MATYLVGDVHGCAVELKALLAQVAFDPEHDTLWLTGDLVARGPDSLEVLRYVRSLGDAVRLVLGNHDLHLLAVYAGISRNKPRDRLDPLLSAPDTDELINWLRRQPLLQVDEERKLVMSHAGITPQWDLDTAKMCAREVEAILSSDSYPLFLDAMYGDMPNHWSPELSGLARLRFSTNVLTRMRYCFSGGQLDMLCKEAPSQAPSLLKPWFDLAGPVPAEYAIAFGHWASLEGKGTPEGIYALDTGCCWGGVLTCLRWEDQRYFTQPSLIAPETDVASAI, encoded by the coding sequence ATGGCTACCTATCTTGTTGGCGACGTTCACGGCTGCGCCGTCGAACTCAAAGCGTTGCTGGCGCAAGTCGCCTTTGACCCCGAACATGACACACTGTGGCTGACCGGCGATCTGGTCGCCCGCGGTCCCGATTCGCTGGAGGTGCTGCGCTATGTGCGTTCGTTGGGCGACGCGGTGCGCCTGGTGCTCGGCAACCACGATTTGCATCTGCTGGCGGTGTACGCCGGCATCAGCCGCAACAAACCCAGAGATCGTCTGGACCCGCTGCTGTCGGCGCCGGATACGGACGAGTTGATCAACTGGCTGCGCCGCCAGCCGCTGTTGCAGGTGGACGAAGAACGCAAGCTGGTGATGTCCCATGCCGGCATCACGCCGCAGTGGGATCTGGACACCGCCAAAATGTGCGCGCGGGAAGTGGAGGCAATCCTCAGCAGCGATAGCTACCCGCTGTTTCTGGACGCAATGTACGGCGACATGCCGAACCATTGGAGCCCGGAACTGAGCGGGCTGGCGCGCCTGCGGTTCAGCACCAACGTATTGACCCGCATGCGTTACTGCTTCTCCGGCGGTCAGCTCGACATGTTGTGCAAAGAAGCGCCGTCGCAGGCGCCATCGTTGCTGAAACCCTGGTTTGATCTGGCGGGGCCGGTGCCGGCCGAATACGCGATTGCGTTCGGCCACTGGGCATCGCTGGAAGGTAAAGGCACGCCGGAAGGCATTTATGCGCTGGATACCGGCTGTTGCTGGGGCGGCGTGCTCACCTGCCTGCGCTGGGAAGACCAGCGCTACTTCACCCAACCGTCGCTGATAGCCCCGGAAACTGACGTGGCTTCCGCCATCTGA
- a CDS encoding acyltransferase family protein, with amino-acid sequence MKIASIQYLRGLAALLVVVAHNSSLLGGNWTKHIPGALGVDVFFIISGFIMTFITYHTPDSPVAFIIKRFFRIWPVFFLVWLLSFIFVYNERSFSQMACTLYFCLQDYSQPGPTFGYSALGPPWTLSYEIMFYFIFAVSMCISYRHRSYICTLIFVAAMTGFQLYYNSSIDFSSQVSPNIIVMHWWQAWIKLISNTIVFEFITGMLLAEFIVRNRISKLLFSRILAKIIIAIAAAGAFIVGPQVFGLSGGFWLASVIMISVIILSDHNQTGYNRILTFFGDISYSLYIAHYPVMVFLKNHLSDSATSTEKMTIFMFSIAASIVIASVMFIWIETPSIRAGKKVAGILSVMMRRYQH; translated from the coding sequence ATGAAAATCGCATCAATTCAGTATTTACGCGGTCTGGCTGCTTTGCTGGTAGTCGTAGCGCATAATTCTTCCCTGCTGGGGGGGAACTGGACAAAGCACATTCCTGGCGCGCTTGGTGTGGATGTTTTTTTTATAATTAGTGGTTTTATCATGACATTCATTACCTACCATACACCTGACAGTCCGGTTGCATTTATAATTAAGCGCTTCTTTCGCATATGGCCAGTCTTTTTTTTAGTTTGGCTGCTTTCTTTTATCTTCGTGTACAATGAAAGAAGTTTCAGTCAGATGGCATGTACACTCTATTTTTGTCTGCAGGATTACAGCCAGCCAGGACCAACCTTCGGTTACAGTGCGCTTGGTCCTCCGTGGACGTTATCCTACGAAATAATGTTCTACTTCATTTTTGCTGTTTCAATGTGCATCAGCTACCGCCATCGCAGCTACATTTGCACGCTGATTTTCGTGGCTGCCATGACAGGTTTTCAACTGTATTACAATAGCAGCATTGATTTCTCATCACAGGTATCGCCGAATATTATTGTTATGCACTGGTGGCAGGCCTGGATTAAACTGATCAGTAATACCATCGTGTTTGAATTCATCACTGGCATGTTGCTGGCAGAATTCATAGTCAGGAACCGAATCAGCAAGTTACTTTTCAGTCGCATACTTGCGAAAATAATAATCGCTATTGCAGCAGCAGGCGCTTTTATCGTTGGTCCACAGGTTTTTGGCTTGAGTGGTGGTTTCTGGCTGGCGTCGGTCATCATGATTTCGGTTATTATACTGAGTGACCACAATCAGACAGGATATAATCGGATACTGACTTTCTTTGGGGATATTTCCTATTCACTTTATATCGCTCACTATCCTGTAATGGTTTTTTTAAAAAACCATTTATCAGACTCAGCTACATCCACCGAAAAAATGACGATATTTATGTTCTCTATTGCTGCCAGTATCGTAATAGCATCAGTTATGTTCATTTGGATTGAAACGCCTTCAATTCGGGCAGGAAAAAAGGTGGCGGGAATTTTATCTGTGATGATGAGGCGTTATCAGCATTGA
- the folA gene encoding type 3 dihydrofolate reductase: MVISLIAALAVDRVIGMENAMPWHLPADLAWFKRNTLNKPVIMGRNTFRSIGRPLPGRLNIVVSSQPGDDDRVTWAASPEAALAAAGEVAEVIVIGGGSIYQQMLSQAGRLYLTHIDAEVEGDTHFPDYEPDEWVSTFSEFHDADEQNSHSYCFEILERR, translated from the coding sequence ATGGTGATTAGTTTGATTGCCGCACTGGCAGTGGATCGTGTTATCGGTATGGAGAACGCCATGCCGTGGCATTTGCCGGCCGACCTGGCGTGGTTTAAGCGTAATACACTCAACAAACCGGTGATTATGGGGCGCAACACGTTCCGCTCCATCGGTCGGCCGCTGCCGGGGCGACTGAATATTGTGGTGAGCAGCCAGCCGGGCGACGATGACCGCGTAACCTGGGCGGCTTCGCCGGAAGCGGCGCTGGCGGCAGCCGGCGAGGTAGCCGAAGTGATAGTGATCGGCGGCGGCAGTATCTATCAGCAGATGTTGTCGCAGGCTGGCCGCCTCTATCTCACCCACATCGACGCCGAGGTGGAAGGCGATACCCATTTCCCGGATTACGAGCCGGACGAGTGGGTTTCCACCTTCAGCGAGTTTCATGACGCGGACGAACAAAACTCTCACAGCTATTGCTTCGAGATCCTCGAACGCCGCTGA
- a CDS encoding threonine/serine exporter, translating into MGIELIWALIQDMVLAAVPAVGFAMVFNVPVKALPYCALLGGLGHSARFLMIHFGIPIEWATFVASIMVGIIGIRWSRWFLAHPKVFTVAAVIPMFPGISAYTAMISVVQLSHQGYSEALMQTLITNFLKASFIVGALSIGLSLPGIWIYRKRPGV; encoded by the coding sequence ATGGGCATTGAACTGATTTGGGCGTTGATTCAGGACATGGTGCTGGCCGCGGTGCCGGCGGTAGGTTTCGCTATGGTATTTAACGTGCCGGTGAAGGCGTTGCCTTATTGCGCGTTGCTGGGCGGTCTGGGGCACAGCGCGCGTTTTCTGATGATTCACTTCGGTATCCCGATCGAATGGGCGACCTTCGTGGCATCGATCATGGTGGGCATCATCGGTATCCGCTGGTCCCGCTGGTTTCTGGCGCACCCCAAAGTGTTTACCGTCGCGGCGGTGATCCCGATGTTTCCCGGCATTTCAGCCTATACTGCGATGATTTCGGTGGTGCAGCTTTCTCATCAGGGGTACAGCGAAGCGCTGATGCAAACGCTGATCACCAACTTCCTGAAGGCCAGTTTTATCGTCGGCGCGCTCTCTATCGGGCTGTCGTTGCCGGGGATCTGGATTTATCGCAAACGGCCGGGGGTATAA
- a CDS encoding threonine/serine exporter family protein, translating to MVNETTQQRDITRLCIQCALLLLQHGAESMLVEQLSSRLGVALGMDSVESSISANAIVLTTIMQGHCLTSTRKNVDRGINMHVVTEVQHVVIMAEHKLLDVAGVAKRFSHIKPLRYPRWLMVTIVALSCGCFSRLNGGGWDAFLVTLLASGMAMYVRQVMTARHLNPLINFCITAFVATSASGLLMRVPGLEHSSSVAMAASVLLLVPGFPLINAVADMFKGHVNTGLARWTMASLLTLATCIGVVTAMSIWGLHGWALN from the coding sequence ATGGTAAATGAAACCACACAGCAGCGGGATATCACCCGGTTGTGTATTCAGTGCGCGCTGTTGCTGTTGCAGCATGGCGCGGAAAGTATGCTGGTCGAGCAGCTGTCATCGCGGCTCGGCGTGGCGTTGGGGATGGACAGTGTGGAAAGCTCGATTTCGGCTAACGCGATTGTGCTGACCACCATCATGCAAGGGCATTGCCTGACATCGACCCGTAAAAATGTGGATCGCGGCATCAACATGCACGTGGTGACCGAAGTACAGCACGTGGTGATCATGGCTGAACATAAACTGCTGGATGTGGCCGGGGTGGCAAAGCGCTTCAGCCATATCAAACCGTTGCGTTATCCGCGCTGGCTGATGGTGACGATCGTGGCGCTGTCGTGCGGCTGCTTCAGCCGTCTGAACGGCGGCGGTTGGGATGCGTTTCTGGTCACGTTGCTTGCCAGCGGCATGGCGATGTATGTGCGGCAGGTGATGACCGCCCGGCACCTCAATCCGTTGATTAACTTCTGTATTACCGCCTTTGTGGCGACGTCGGCGTCCGGGTTGCTGATGCGAGTGCCCGGTCTGGAACACAGTTCGTCGGTAGCGATGGCCGCCAGCGTGTTGCTGCTGGTGCCTGGGTTCCCGTTGATCAATGCGGTGGCGGATATGTTCAAAGGCCATGTCAACACCGGGTTGGCACGCTGGACGATGGCCAGCCTGCTGACGCTGGCGACCTGTATTGGCGTGGTAACGGCAATGTCGATATGGGGGCTGCACGGATGGGCATTGAACTGA
- a CDS encoding LysE family translocator — MLETSLFVATIAALGMISPGPDFFLVIKNAVRYPRLAAMMTAVGVIAGVATHMAYCVAGLAVVITTTPWLFSLLKYVGAAYLIWLGIQALRSRGGSQLDLSGLAPQRVGLWKAFIQGYLCNLLNPKATLFFLAVFTQVLGLNSSVGEKLWYAGIIWGLTLIWWPLLVILIQSEPVRRGLTKAQKLIDKLLGGVLITLGIKVALS, encoded by the coding sequence ATGCTTGAAACCTCTTTATTCGTTGCAACTATCGCCGCGCTGGGGATGATCTCCCCCGGTCCGGACTTCTTTTTGGTGATCAAAAACGCGGTCCGCTACCCGCGGCTGGCCGCCATGATGACCGCTGTCGGCGTCATCGCCGGCGTCGCCACCCACATGGCCTACTGCGTCGCCGGGCTGGCGGTCGTCATCACCACCACGCCCTGGCTGTTCAGCCTGTTGAAATACGTCGGCGCCGCCTACCTGATCTGGCTAGGCATTCAGGCGCTGCGCTCGCGCGGCGGCAGCCAGTTGGATTTGTCCGGCCTGGCGCCGCAGCGCGTCGGGCTGTGGAAAGCCTTTATTCAGGGCTACCTCTGCAACCTGCTGAACCCCAAAGCTACGCTGTTTTTCCTGGCGGTGTTTACCCAGGTGTTGGGCCTGAATTCCAGCGTTGGCGAAAAACTGTGGTACGCCGGGATCATCTGGGGGCTGACGCTGATTTGGTGGCCGCTGCTGGTTATCTTGATCCAGAGCGAACCGGTGCGCCGCGGTCTGACCAAAGCCCAGAAACTGATCGACAAACTGCTCGGCGGCGTGTTGATCACCCTTGGCATCAAGGTCGCCTTAAGCTAA
- the carB gene encoding carbamoyl-phosphate synthase large subunit, which yields MPKRTDIKSILILGAGPIVIGQACEFDYSGAQACKALREEGYRVVLVNSNPATIMTDPEMADATYIEPIHWEVVRKIIEKERPDAVLPTMGGQTALNCALELERQGVLAEFGVTMIGATADAIDKAEDRRRFDIAMKKIGLETARSGIAHNMDEALAVAADVGYPCIIRPSFTMGGTGGGIAYNREEFEEICTRGLDLSPTKELLIDESLIGWKEYEMEVVRDKNDNCIIVCSIENLDAMGIHTGDSITVAPAQTLTDKEYQIMRNASMAVLREIGVETGGSNVQFAVNPKTGRLIVIEMNPRVSRSSALASKATGFPIAKIAAKLAVGYTLDELMNDITGGRTPASFEPSIDYVVTKIPRFNFEKFAGANDRLTTQMKSVGEVMAIGRTQQESLQKALRGLEVGATGFDPKVELDDPEALTKIRRELKDAGGDRIWYLADAFRAGMSVDGVFNLTNIDRWFLVQIEELVRLEEQVAEQGANGLTQEFLRLLKRKGFADARLAALAGVSEGEIRKLRYKYDLHPVYKRVDTCAAEFATDTAYMYSTYDEECEANPNQDRDKIMVLGGGPNRIGQGIEFDYCCVHAALALREDGYETIMVNCNPETVSTDYDTSDRLYFEPVTLEDVLEIVRIEQPKGVIVQYGGQTPLKLARQLEAAGVPVIGTSPDAIDRAEDRERFQQAVNRLGLKQPANATVSTIDQAVEKAVGIGYPLVVRPSYVLGGRAMEIVSDEIDLRRYFQTAVSVSNDAPVLLDRFLDDAVEVDVDAICDGERVLIGGIMEHIEQAGVHSGDSACSLPAYTLSKDIQDVMRQQVEKLAFELSVRGLMNVQFAVKNNEVYLIEVNPRAARTVPFVSKATGVPLAKVAARVMVGQTLAQQGVTKEVIPPYYSVKEVVLPFNKFPGVDPILGPEMRSTGEVMGVGRTFAEAFAKAMLGSNSPMKKTGRALLSVREGDKARVVDLAAKLLKHGFELDATHGTAVVLGEAGINPRLVNKVHEGRPHIQDRIKNGEYTYIVNTTAGRQAIEDSKLIRRSALQYKVHYDTTMNGGFATAMSLNADPTEQVVSVQEMHARIQG from the coding sequence ATGCCAAAACGTACAGACATAAAAAGTATCCTGATTCTCGGCGCCGGCCCGATCGTGATCGGTCAGGCGTGCGAGTTTGACTACTCCGGCGCTCAGGCGTGTAAGGCGCTGCGCGAAGAAGGCTACCGCGTGGTTCTGGTGAACTCCAACCCGGCCACCATCATGACCGACCCGGAGATGGCCGACGCTACCTATATTGAACCGATCCACTGGGAAGTGGTGCGCAAAATCATCGAAAAAGAGCGTCCGGACGCGGTACTGCCGACGATGGGCGGCCAGACGGCGCTGAACTGCGCTCTGGAGCTGGAGCGTCAGGGCGTGCTGGCAGAATTCGGCGTGACCATGATCGGCGCGACCGCCGATGCCATCGATAAAGCGGAAGATCGTCGCCGTTTCGACATCGCAATGAAGAAAATCGGCCTGGAAACCGCGCGTTCCGGCATCGCGCATAACATGGACGAAGCGCTGGCGGTGGCGGCGGACGTGGGCTATCCCTGTATTATCCGTCCGTCCTTCACTATGGGCGGCACCGGCGGCGGCATCGCTTACAACCGTGAAGAGTTCGAAGAGATTTGTACCCGCGGTCTGGACCTGTCGCCGACCAAGGAACTGCTGATCGACGAATCGCTGATCGGCTGGAAAGAGTATGAAATGGAAGTGGTGCGGGATAAAAACGACAACTGCATCATCGTCTGCTCCATCGAAAACCTTGACGCTATGGGCATCCACACCGGTGACTCCATCACCGTGGCGCCGGCGCAAACCCTGACCGACAAGGAATACCAGATCATGCGTAACGCCTCGATGGCGGTACTGCGTGAAATCGGGGTAGAAACCGGCGGCTCCAACGTGCAGTTCGCGGTCAATCCGAAAACCGGCCGTCTGATCGTCATCGAAATGAACCCGCGTGTGTCCCGCTCTTCGGCGCTGGCTTCCAAAGCCACCGGCTTCCCGATAGCCAAGATCGCCGCCAAGCTGGCGGTCGGCTATACGCTGGATGAACTGATGAACGACATCACCGGCGGGCGTACCCCGGCGTCGTTCGAGCCGTCCATCGATTACGTGGTCACCAAGATCCCGCGCTTTAACTTCGAAAAATTCGCCGGCGCCAACGATCGCCTGACGACGCAGATGAAGTCGGTGGGCGAAGTGATGGCGATCGGCCGCACCCAGCAGGAGTCGCTGCAAAAAGCGCTGCGCGGGCTGGAAGTGGGCGCCACCGGCTTCGATCCGAAAGTGGAGCTGGATGACCCGGAAGCGCTGACCAAAATCCGCCGCGAGCTGAAAGACGCCGGCGGCGACCGTATCTGGTATCTGGCGGATGCGTTCCGCGCCGGGATGTCGGTTGACGGCGTGTTCAACCTGACCAACATCGACCGTTGGTTCCTGGTGCAAATTGAAGAACTGGTGCGTCTGGAAGAGCAGGTGGCTGAGCAGGGCGCCAACGGCCTGACGCAGGAATTCCTGCGTTTGCTGAAGCGCAAAGGCTTTGCCGACGCCCGCCTGGCGGCGCTGGCCGGCGTGTCTGAAGGCGAAATCCGCAAGCTGCGTTACAAATACGACCTGCACCCGGTCTACAAACGTGTGGATACCTGCGCCGCCGAGTTCGCCACCGATACCGCCTACATGTACTCCACCTATGACGAAGAGTGCGAAGCCAACCCGAACCAGGATCGCGACAAGATCATGGTGCTGGGCGGCGGTCCGAACCGTATCGGTCAGGGCATTGAATTCGACTATTGCTGCGTACATGCGGCGCTGGCGCTGCGTGAAGACGGCTATGAAACCATCATGGTCAACTGCAACCCGGAAACCGTGTCCACCGATTACGACACCTCCGATCGCCTGTACTTCGAGCCGGTCACGCTGGAAGATGTGCTGGAGATCGTACGCATCGAGCAGCCAAAAGGGGTTATCGTGCAGTACGGCGGGCAGACTCCGCTGAAACTGGCGCGTCAGCTTGAAGCCGCCGGCGTGCCGGTGATCGGCACCAGCCCGGACGCCATCGACCGTGCGGAAGACCGCGAGCGCTTCCAGCAGGCGGTCAACCGTCTTGGTTTGAAACAACCGGCTAACGCCACCGTCAGCACTATCGATCAGGCGGTGGAAAAAGCGGTCGGCATCGGCTATCCGCTGGTGGTGCGCCCGTCTTATGTGCTGGGCGGCCGGGCGATGGAAATCGTTTCCGACGAAATCGATTTGCGCCGTTACTTCCAGACCGCGGTCAGCGTTTCCAACGATGCGCCGGTGCTGCTGGACCGTTTCCTGGACGATGCGGTGGAAGTGGATGTGGACGCTATCTGCGACGGCGAACGCGTGCTGATTGGCGGCATCATGGAACATATCGAGCAGGCTGGCGTACACTCCGGCGACTCCGCGTGTTCGCTGCCGGCCTACACCCTGAGCAAAGACATTCAGGACGTGATGCGTCAGCAGGTGGAAAAACTGGCGTTCGAGCTTTCCGTGCGCGGCCTGATGAACGTGCAGTTCGCGGTGAAAAACAACGAAGTGTACCTGATTGAGGTTAACCCGCGCGCCGCCCGTACCGTACCGTTTGTCTCCAAGGCGACCGGCGTGCCGCTGGCGAAAGTGGCGGCACGCGTGATGGTGGGGCAGACGCTGGCTCAGCAGGGCGTCACCAAAGAGGTGATCCCGCCGTACTACTCCGTCAAGGAAGTGGTGCTGCCGTTCAACAAGTTCCCGGGCGTGGACCCGATCCTCGGGCCGGAAATGCGCTCCACCGGCGAGGTGATGGGCGTGGGCCGGACCTTCGCGGAAGCCTTTGCCAAGGCGATGCTGGGCAGCAATTCGCCGATGAAGAAAACCGGCCGTGCGCTGCTGTCGGTGCGCGAAGGCGACAAGGCGCGGGTGGTGGATCTGGCCGCTAAACTGCTCAAGCACGGCTTTGAACTGGACGCCACTCACGGCACCGCCGTGGTACTGGGCGAAGCCGGTATCAATCCCCGTCTGGTGAACAAGGTGCATGAAGGCCGCCCGCACATTCAGGATCGCATCAAGAATGGCGAGTACACCTACATCGTCAACACCACGGCCGGCCGGCAGGCGATTGAAGATTCCAAACTGATTCGCCGCAGCGCGCTGCAGTATAAGGTGCATTACGACACCACCATGAACGGTGGTTTCGCCACCGCCATGTCGCTGAATGCCGACCCGACCGAGCAGGTGGTTTCCGTTCAGGAAATGCACGCCCGTATTCAGGGGTAA
- the carA gene encoding glutamine-hydrolyzing carbamoyl-phosphate synthase small subunit translates to MIKSALLVLEDGTQFHGRAIGAEGTAVGEVVFNTSMTGYQEILTDPSYSRQIVTLTYPHIGNVGANKADEESPAVHAQGLVIRDLPLIASNYRSEESLSDYLKRNNIVAIADIDTRKLTRLLREKGAQNGCIIAGDAPDAALALEKAKAFPGLKGMDLAKEVTTRSRYGWLQGSWTLEGELPAAKKESELPYHVVAYDYGVKRNILRMLVDRGCRLTVVPAQTPADEVLKLNPDGIFLSNGPGDPEPCDYAISAIKTFLETDIPVFGICLGHQLLALASGAKTIKMKFGHHGGNHPVKDLDGNRVMITAQNHGFAVDETSLPATLRTTHKSLFDGSLQGIHRTDKAAFSFQGHPEASPGPHDAAPLFDHFIELIESYRSHTK, encoded by the coding sequence TTGATTAAGTCAGCGCTATTGGTTCTGGAAGACGGAACCCAATTCCACGGTCGGGCCATTGGGGCAGAGGGAACGGCAGTGGGGGAAGTGGTTTTCAATACGTCAATGACCGGTTATCAAGAAATCCTCACTGATCCTTCCTATTCCCGCCAGATTGTCACTCTTACTTATCCCCATATCGGTAATGTCGGCGCCAATAAAGCCGATGAAGAATCCCCCGCCGTTCATGCTCAGGGCCTGGTCATCCGCGATTTACCCCTGATTGCCAGCAACTACCGCAGCGAAGAAAGCCTGTCTGATTACCTCAAGCGCAACAATATTGTGGCGATTGCGGACATCGACACCCGCAAACTGACGCGGCTGCTGCGTGAGAAAGGCGCGCAGAACGGTTGCATCATCGCGGGCGATGCGCCGGATGCGGCGCTGGCGTTGGAAAAGGCCAAAGCATTCCCCGGCCTGAAAGGCATGGATCTGGCGAAAGAAGTCACCACCCGTTCCCGCTATGGCTGGCTACAGGGCAGTTGGACGCTGGAAGGCGAGCTGCCGGCGGCGAAAAAAGAGAGTGAGCTGCCGTACCACGTGGTGGCGTACGATTACGGCGTGAAGCGCAATATCCTGCGCATGCTGGTGGATCGCGGTTGCCGCCTGACGGTCGTGCCGGCGCAAACCCCGGCGGACGAGGTGCTGAAACTCAATCCGGACGGCATTTTCCTGTCCAACGGCCCTGGCGATCCGGAGCCGTGCGATTACGCCATCAGCGCGATCAAAACCTTTCTGGAAACCGATATTCCGGTGTTCGGCATCTGTCTGGGCCACCAGTTGCTGGCGCTGGCCAGCGGCGCTAAAACCATCAAGATGAAATTCGGCCACCACGGCGGCAACCATCCGGTCAAAGATCTGGACGGCAACCGGGTGATGATCACCGCGCAGAACCACGGGTTTGCGGTAGACGAAACGTCGCTGCCCGCCACGCTGCGCACGACGCACAAGTCGCTGTTCGACGGTTCGCTGCAAGGCATTCATCGCACCGATAAAGCGGCGTTCAGTTTCCAGGGGCACCCGGAAGCCAGCCCCGGCCCGCATGACGCCGCGCCGCTGTTTGATCACTTCATCGAGCTGATTGAGTCTTACCGTAGTCATACCAAATAA
- the dapB gene encoding 4-hydroxy-tetrahydrodipicolinate reductase has product MRDAQIRVAIAGAGGRMGRQLIQAALQMDGVALGAALEREGSSLLGSDAGELAAVGKTDITVQSSLEAVVDDFDVFIDFTRPEGTLRHLAFCRKHGKGMVIGTTGFDDQGKAAIQQAAADIGIVFAANFSVGVNVLLKLLEKAAKVMGDYTDIEIIEAHHRHKVDAPSGTALAMGEAIAGALGRDLKQCAVYTREGHTGERKPKSIGFATIRAGDIVGEHTAMFADVGERIEITHKASSRMTFANGAVRSALWVSAHNHGLFDMRDVLELDDL; this is encoded by the coding sequence ATGCGTGATGCACAAATCCGCGTCGCCATCGCGGGAGCGGGTGGCCGCATGGGACGGCAGTTGATTCAGGCTGCGTTGCAGATGGATGGCGTAGCGCTGGGCGCTGCGCTGGAACGTGAAGGTTCGTCCCTGCTTGGCAGTGATGCGGGAGAACTTGCCGCCGTAGGTAAAACGGATATCACCGTACAAAGCAGCCTTGAGGCGGTCGTTGACGATTTCGATGTATTTATCGATTTCACCCGCCCGGAAGGTACGCTGAGGCATCTGGCTTTTTGCCGTAAGCACGGTAAAGGGATGGTGATTGGCACCACCGGTTTTGACGATCAGGGCAAAGCCGCGATCCAGCAGGCCGCCGCCGACATTGGGATTGTATTTGCCGCCAACTTTAGCGTCGGGGTTAACGTGCTGCTTAAGCTGCTGGAAAAAGCGGCCAAAGTGATGGGCGATTACACGGACATTGAAATCATTGAAGCGCACCACCGCCACAAAGTGGATGCGCCGTCAGGCACTGCGCTGGCGATGGGGGAAGCGATCGCCGGGGCGCTGGGCCGCGACCTGAAGCAGTGCGCGGTTTATACCCGTGAAGGCCATACCGGCGAACGGAAGCCGAAAAGCATCGGTTTTGCCACCATTCGGGCCGGCGATATCGTGGGTGAACATACTGCTATGTTTGCGGATGTCGGTGAGCGTATCGAGATAACGCACAAGGCTTCCAGCCGAATGACGTTTGCAAATGGCGCGGTCAGGTCTGCATTGTGGGTAAGCGCTCATAATCATGGTCTTTTTGATATGAGAGATGTGCTGGAGCTTGATGATTTATAA
- the rihC gene encoding ribonucleoside hydrolase RihC encodes MSRIPIILDTDPGIDDAVAIAAALFAPELELKLITTVAGNVDVEKTTRNALQLLHFWGSTVPVARGAATPLARVLRDAAYVHGESGMAGYDFVAHDRVALKKPAVQAMYECLTSSPEPMTLVTIGPLTNIALLLTQYPQCKNNIKRLVMMGGSSGRGNFTPNAEFNIAIDPEAAGRVFDSGIDIVMCGLDVTNNAVLAPDYLETLAGLNRTGAMLHALFSHYRSGSMATGLRMHDLCAIAYLVKPALFTLTHCFVAVETRGEYTAGTTVVDLQHRLNRPANAQVALALDVDGFRAWVAQVLALAP; translated from the coding sequence ATGAGCCGAATCCCGATTATTCTGGATACCGACCCGGGCATCGACGATGCCGTCGCTATCGCCGCCGCCTTGTTCGCACCTGAACTGGAGCTGAAGCTTATCACCACGGTGGCGGGAAATGTGGATGTGGAAAAAACCACCCGCAACGCGCTGCAACTGCTGCATTTTTGGGGCTCGACGGTGCCGGTCGCACGAGGGGCGGCGACGCCGCTGGCGCGCGTGTTGCGTGATGCGGCCTACGTCCACGGCGAGTCCGGGATGGCGGGGTATGACTTTGTGGCGCATGACCGGGTAGCGCTGAAAAAACCCGCGGTGCAGGCGATGTATGAATGCCTGACCAGCAGCCCCGAACCGATGACGCTGGTCACCATCGGGCCGCTCACCAATATCGCGTTGCTGCTGACTCAATACCCGCAATGTAAAAACAACATTAAACGTCTGGTGATGATGGGCGGTTCGTCAGGCCGCGGCAACTTTACGCCGAATGCGGAATTCAATATCGCGATTGACCCGGAGGCGGCAGGGCGGGTGTTCGACAGCGGAATCGACATCGTGATGTGCGGTCTGGACGTCACCAATAACGCGGTACTGGCGCCGGATTATCTGGAAACGCTGGCGGGGCTTAACCGAACGGGCGCGATGTTGCATGCGTTGTTCAGTCACTACCGCAGCGGCAGCATGGCGACCGGTTTGCGTATGCATGACCTATGCGCTATTGCTTATCTGGTGAAACCGGCGTTGTTTACCCTGACGCACTGCTTTGTGGCGGTGGAAACCCGGGGCGAGTACACCGCGGGCACAACGGTGGTGGATCTTCAACATCGCCTGAACCGCCCGGCCAACGCGCAGGTGGCGTTAGCGCTGGATGTGGACGGTTTTCGCGCCTGGGTGGCGCAAGTGTTGGCGCTGGCGCCTTAA